Proteins co-encoded in one Aquincola tertiaricarbonis genomic window:
- a CDS encoding phosphoethanolamine transferase, giving the protein MTSLTFWTWRRHKVAADPLPHAASAGRAPWLVTLAAAGWMATACNLALWAKLGDLGLLHGLRGLLLGLGCAGIISALIVTLVSLLAWRWTLKPVLTLLLVTAAAAMHFMRMYGIVIDPSMVVNVLQTDAHEAGDLLSLRLVLTLGVAGLLPALLLWRTPVRYGTPGRRALGNLGLFVASLAVAAGLLLACFQPLSSLMRNHKDVRYLINPLNAVWAVADVAAKPLRRAEGPLQPIGEDAVLGTSYSRQAQPPLVVLVLGETGRAGNFGLNGYGRDTTPELAKENVASLRNVWSCGTSTAASVPCMFSHLGREGYLDRKQDSEGLMDVLQRAGLAVLWLDNQSGCKGVCDRVPNVNTSSGSDPQLCPGGQCMDMVMLKGLDERIAALPPERRARGVVVVMHQMGSHGPAYSKRSTAEFKRFQPECTSPSLQECSRESLVNAYDNSIAYTDHFLASTIRWLKTKGSQPTAMVYLADHGESLGENNLYLHGLPYAVAPDVQKRVPWITWLSPAYEQRSGLRTACLKQQADERRSHDDWFHSVLGLLDVQTGIYRRANDLYAGCSAG; this is encoded by the coding sequence ATGACCTCGCTCACTTTCTGGACCTGGCGCCGCCACAAGGTGGCCGCCGATCCCCTGCCCCACGCTGCCAGCGCCGGCCGTGCGCCCTGGTTGGTGACGCTGGCGGCCGCGGGCTGGATGGCCACCGCCTGCAACCTGGCGCTGTGGGCCAAGCTGGGCGATCTGGGGTTGCTGCACGGCCTGCGTGGCCTGCTGCTGGGCCTGGGTTGCGCCGGCATCATCAGCGCGCTGATCGTCACGTTGGTGAGCCTGCTGGCCTGGCGCTGGACCCTCAAGCCGGTGCTGACGCTGCTGCTGGTCACGGCCGCCGCGGCGATGCATTTCATGCGCATGTACGGCATCGTCATCGACCCCTCGATGGTGGTGAACGTGCTGCAGACCGATGCCCACGAAGCCGGCGACCTGCTGAGCCTGCGTCTGGTGCTCACGCTGGGGGTGGCCGGGCTGCTGCCGGCGCTGCTGCTGTGGCGCACGCCGGTGCGCTACGGCACGCCCGGTCGGCGCGCGCTGGGCAACCTGGGCCTGTTCGTGGCCAGCCTGGCGGTGGCGGCGGGCCTGCTGCTGGCCTGCTTCCAGCCGCTGTCCTCCTTGATGCGCAACCACAAGGACGTGCGCTACCTGATCAACCCGCTGAACGCCGTGTGGGCGGTGGCCGACGTGGCGGCCAAGCCGCTGCGGCGGGCCGAGGGGCCGCTGCAGCCGATCGGCGAGGACGCGGTGCTGGGCACCAGCTACAGCCGACAGGCGCAGCCGCCGCTGGTGGTGCTGGTGCTGGGCGAAACCGGCCGCGCCGGCAACTTCGGCCTCAACGGCTATGGCCGGGACACCACGCCCGAGCTGGCGAAGGAAAACGTGGCCAGCCTGCGCAATGTGTGGTCCTGCGGCACCAGCACCGCGGCCTCGGTGCCCTGCATGTTCTCGCACCTGGGACGTGAGGGCTACCTCGACCGCAAGCAGGATTCCGAAGGCCTGATGGACGTGCTGCAGCGCGCCGGCCTGGCGGTGCTGTGGCTGGACAACCAGTCGGGCTGCAAGGGCGTGTGCGATCGGGTGCCCAACGTCAATACCAGCAGCGGGTCCGATCCGCAGCTGTGCCCTGGCGGCCAGTGCATGGACATGGTGATGCTCAAGGGCCTGGACGAGCGCATCGCCGCCCTGCCCCCTGAGCGCCGGGCGCGCGGCGTGGTGGTGGTGATGCACCAGATGGGCAGCCACGGGCCGGCGTACAGCAAGCGTTCAACGGCCGAGTTCAAGCGCTTCCAGCCTGAATGCACCAGCCCATCGCTGCAGGAATGCAGCCGCGAGTCGCTGGTCAATGCCTACGACAACAGCATCGCCTACACCGACCACTTCCTGGCCAGCACCATCCGCTGGCTCAAGACCAAGGGCTCTCAGCCCACGGCCATGGTGTACCTGGCCGACCATGGCGAATCGCTGGGCGAGAACAACCTGTACCTGCACGGCCTGCCCTACGCGGTGGCGCCCGACGTGCAGAAGCGCGTGCCCTGGATCACCTGGCTGTCGCCCGCCTATGAGCAACGCAGCGGCCTGCGCACGGCCTGCCTGAAGCAGCAGGCCGACGAACGCCGCAGCCACGACGACTGGTTCCATTCGGTGCTGGGCCTGCTGGACGTGCAGACCGGCATCTACCGCCGCGCGAACGACCTGTACGCGGGCTGCAGCGCGGGGTGA
- a CDS encoding phosphatase PAP2 family protein yields MLSHARPGPAALPASPRASRGLRQLLLASLVMLAALLAWDASGLDLPMARLFGDADGFALRSHWLLTTVLHEGGRIAAWALVLALCIGVWWPRGPLHRLPPGRRLQLAVGALAAVLAVSALKSLSTTSCPQELTMFGRSAQYMSHWHWPPGLTDGGTGHCFPAGHASAGFAFIAGFFACRQHDRRQAWAWLGGALLAGTVLGLGQQMRGAHFMSHTLWSAYVCWWVALATDLLFQRLRVRQPLAAPTESA; encoded by the coding sequence ATGTTGTCCCATGCCCGGCCCGGCCCCGCCGCCCTGCCCGCTTCGCCGCGGGCGTCGAGGGGCCTGCGCCAGCTGCTGCTCGCCTCCCTCGTGATGCTGGCGGCGCTGCTGGCGTGGGATGCCAGCGGCCTCGACCTGCCGATGGCCAGGCTGTTCGGCGATGCCGACGGCTTTGCGCTGCGCAGCCACTGGCTGCTGACCACCGTGCTGCACGAGGGCGGTCGCATCGCCGCCTGGGCGCTGGTGCTGGCCTTGTGCATCGGCGTGTGGTGGCCGCGTGGGCCGCTGCACCGCCTGCCGCCCGGCCGCCGGCTGCAGCTGGCGGTGGGGGCGCTGGCCGCGGTGCTGGCGGTGTCGGCGCTCAAGAGCCTGAGCACCACCAGTTGCCCGCAGGAGCTGACGATGTTTGGCCGCAGCGCGCAGTACATGTCGCACTGGCACTGGCCACCGGGACTGACCGATGGGGGCACCGGCCACTGCTTTCCGGCCGGCCATGCCTCGGCCGGTTTTGCCTTCATCGCAGGCTTTTTCGCCTGCCGCCAGCACGACCGCCGGCAGGCCTGGGCCTGGCTGGGCGGCGCGCTGCTGGCCGGCACGGTACTGGGTCTGGGCCAGCAGATGCGCGGTGCGCATTTCATGAGCCACACCCTGTGGTCGGCCTATGTCTGCTGGTGGGTGGCCCTGGCCACCGACCTGCTGTTTCAACGCCTGCGCGTGCGGCAGCCCCTGGCTGCCCCGACGGAGTCTGCATGA
- a CDS encoding response regulator — protein sequence MRVLVVEDDEGIAAGLALSLRQHGHALDQAGSVAAAWSMLQAEPFDLLLLDLGLPDGDGTELLRRLRASPPGRLPDAALPVLIMTARDEVASRIAGLDLGADDYVTKPFHPDELVARMRALRRRAAGRATPLLQCGELAIDPAARSVLRAGRPVELSPREFAVLMALVEVRPRVLSRAQIEAALYNFDAGLESNAIEVHVHHLRRKLGEGVIRTLRGVGYFVPADAA from the coding sequence ATGCGTGTGTTGGTGGTGGAAGACGACGAGGGCATCGCGGCCGGCCTGGCGCTCAGCCTGCGGCAGCATGGCCATGCCCTGGACCAGGCGGGCAGCGTGGCCGCGGCCTGGTCGATGCTGCAGGCCGAGCCCTTCGACCTGCTGCTGCTCGACCTGGGCCTGCCCGATGGCGACGGCACCGAGCTGCTGCGCCGGCTGCGGGCCAGCCCGCCTGGCCGCCTGCCGGATGCGGCGCTGCCGGTGCTGATCATGACCGCGCGCGACGAGGTGGCCTCGCGCATCGCCGGGCTGGACCTGGGCGCCGACGATTACGTGACCAAGCCCTTCCACCCCGACGAGCTGGTGGCCCGCATGCGGGCGCTGCGCCGCCGGGCGGCCGGTCGCGCCACGCCGCTGCTGCAGTGTGGCGAGCTGGCCATCGACCCCGCCGCCCGCAGCGTGCTGCGCGCCGGCCGGCCGGTGGAGCTGTCGCCACGCGAATTCGCGGTGCTGATGGCGCTCGTGGAGGTGCGGCCGCGGGTGTTGTCGCGCGCGCAGATTGAGGCCGCGCTCTACAACTTCGATGCCGGGCTGGAAAGCAATGCCATCGAGGTGCATGTGCACCACCTGCGCCGCAAGCTGGGTGAAGGCGTCATCCGCACGCTGCGCGGCGTCGGCTACTTCGTGCCGGCGGACGCTGCCTGA
- a CDS encoding histidine kinase dimerization/phospho-acceptor domain-containing protein, whose product MAGRTLLHHLLGWTLGALALVWASFIVVGFATGVHEADELTDGHLASVAGLQAAMHEGRFDPLTRLDPGRDVPEGLKSHDYQQSMSVVVWDGQGRLVTATGNAPLPVFDRSTGFADMTLGHPPERWRTFSRWDGPEQHRKITVMLSIEERDDLAWDIALQVASPGLWVMPAIAVALGLAVRRGLKPLHDLSRDVLGLDVHRAEPLPTRHPHEEFKVVVDSINTLVSRQHAALTRERQLASELAHELRTPLASLALHARGLQGEMSDEDRRASLQRLEDDALRAGQVVQQLLTLARASRAQMDEAVRPCDLDALARQLLADYAQRALDSGHDLGLDSAGPFLLEGHPLLLDLALRNLLDNALGHTPRGTRVEVQLDARARWLQVCDDGAGVPCEPGHRFNAGLGLGHRVIEKVAAIHDARFERAPAPPGFSTCYRLSFPALQNRETGPGADGA is encoded by the coding sequence ATGGCCGGCCGCACCCTGCTGCACCACCTGCTGGGCTGGACGCTCGGCGCGCTGGCGCTGGTGTGGGCCAGCTTCATCGTGGTCGGCTTTGCCACCGGCGTGCACGAAGCCGACGAGCTGACCGACGGCCACCTGGCCAGCGTGGCCGGGCTGCAGGCGGCGATGCACGAGGGCCGCTTCGATCCATTGACCCGCCTGGACCCCGGGCGCGACGTGCCGGAGGGGCTGAAGAGCCACGACTACCAGCAGTCCATGAGCGTGGTGGTCTGGGACGGCCAGGGCCGGCTGGTCACCGCCACCGGCAATGCGCCGCTGCCCGTCTTCGACCGCTCGACCGGCTTTGCCGACATGACGCTCGGCCATCCGCCGGAACGCTGGCGCACCTTTTCACGCTGGGACGGGCCCGAGCAGCACCGCAAGATCACCGTGATGCTGAGCATCGAGGAGCGCGACGACCTGGCCTGGGACATCGCGCTGCAGGTGGCCAGCCCAGGCCTGTGGGTGATGCCGGCCATCGCGGTGGCGCTGGGCCTGGCGGTGCGGCGCGGCCTGAAGCCGCTGCACGACCTTTCGCGCGACGTGCTGGGCCTGGACGTGCACCGGGCGGAACCGCTGCCCACGCGCCACCCGCACGAAGAATTCAAGGTGGTGGTGGACTCCATCAACACCCTGGTGAGCCGCCAGCATGCGGCGCTGACGCGCGAGCGCCAGCTGGCCAGCGAGCTGGCGCATGAGCTGCGCACGCCGCTGGCCTCCCTCGCGCTGCATGCGCGCGGGCTGCAGGGCGAGATGAGCGACGAGGACCGCCGCGCCTCGCTGCAGCGGCTGGAGGACGACGCGCTGCGCGCCGGCCAGGTGGTGCAGCAGCTGCTGACGCTGGCGCGCGCCAGCCGGGCCCAGATGGACGAAGCCGTGCGCCCCTGCGATCTGGACGCCCTGGCCCGCCAGCTGCTGGCCGACTATGCGCAGCGGGCGCTCGATTCGGGCCACGACCTGGGCCTGGACAGTGCCGGCCCCTTCCTGCTGGAAGGCCACCCGCTGCTGCTGGACCTGGCCCTGCGCAACCTGCTGGACAACGCGCTGGGCCACACCCCGCGTGGCACGCGGGTGGAGGTGCAGCTGGACGCCAGGGCCCGCTGGCTGCAGGTGTGCGACGACGGCGCCGGCGTGCCCTGCGAACCCGGCCACCGCTTCAACGCCGGCCTGGGCCTGGGCCACCGCGTGATCGAGAAGGTGGCCGCCATCCACGACGCCCGCTTCGAACGAGCACCCGCGCCGCCCGGGTTTTCCACGTGCTACCGGCTGAGCTTTCCGGCGCTTCAGAACCGGGAAACAGGCCCGGGAGCCGACGGCGCCTGA
- a CDS encoding GntR family transcriptional regulator, with amino-acid sequence MTTSPDGAMTAARADGRPMYEHVAERLRGAILSHTLAPGSWIDEQRLCAEYGISRTPLREALKVLATEGLITMRPRRGAYVTEMSARDVTDVYHLLSLLESDAAADVARVASDAQLAELAGLHAQLEQAVDDRERFFALNEAFHMRILEIAGNRWRSQVVVDLRKVMKLNRHHSLFREGRLADSLAEHRALMQALQARDAAQAEALTREHFRNGLSAATVRPGVA; translated from the coding sequence ATGACCACTTCCCCCGACGGGGCGATGACGGCCGCCCGCGCCGATGGCCGGCCGATGTACGAACACGTGGCCGAGCGGCTGCGCGGCGCCATCCTGTCGCACACGCTGGCGCCGGGCAGCTGGATCGACGAACAGCGGCTGTGCGCCGAATACGGCATCAGCCGCACGCCGCTGCGCGAGGCGCTGAAGGTGCTGGCCACCGAGGGCCTGATCACCATGCGGCCGCGCCGCGGCGCCTACGTCACCGAGATGTCGGCGCGCGACGTGACCGACGTCTACCACCTGCTGTCGCTGCTGGAGAGCGATGCCGCCGCCGACGTGGCCCGCGTGGCCAGCGACGCGCAGCTGGCCGAGCTGGCCGGCCTGCATGCGCAGCTGGAGCAGGCGGTGGACGACCGCGAGCGCTTCTTCGCGCTGAACGAAGCCTTCCACATGCGCATCCTCGAGATCGCCGGCAACCGCTGGCGCAGCCAGGTGGTGGTGGACCTGCGCAAGGTGATGAAACTCAACCGCCACCACTCGCTGTTCCGCGAAGGCCGGCTGGCCGACTCACTGGCCGAGCACCGCGCGCTGATGCAGGCGCTGCAGGCCCGCGATGCGGCGCAGGCCGAGGCCTTGACGCGTGAGCACTTCCGCAATGGGCTGTCGGCCGCCACGGTGCGGCCGGGGGTGGCTTGA